The following are from one region of the bacterium genome:
- a CDS encoding P-II family nitrogen regulator — protein MKKIEAIIKPFKLDEVKEALQKAGIQGMTVSEVKGFGRQKGHTELYRGAEYIVDFLPKVRLEIVVDDAQAQGAVEAISKAAKTGKIGDGKIFISSLEEVVRIRTGETGKAAV, from the coding sequence ATGAAGAAGATCGAAGCGATCATCAAGCCGTTCAAGCTTGATGAGGTGAAGGAGGCCCTCCAAAAGGCCGGTATTCAGGGCATGACCGTCTCGGAGGTGAAGGGTTTCGGGCGGCAGAAGGGTCACACGGAGCTCTACCGGGGCGCGGAGTACATCGTCGATTTCCTCCCGAAGGTGAGGCTGGAGATCGTCGTGGACGACGCCCAGGCCCAAGGTGCCGTCGAGGCCATTTCGAAGGCCGCCAAGACGGGGAAGATCGGAGACGGGAAGATCTTCATCTCGTCCCTGGAAGAGGTCGTGCGCATCCGCACGGGCGAGACCGGCAAGGCGGCGGTTTAA
- the amt gene encoding ammonium transporter codes for MPTAAHAQDVASLKIAADTVWTLIAAMLVFWMNAGFALVESGFCREKNCVNILAKNFIVFAISSVAYWVIGYGLMYGNGTGFIGKEGLWFLGGADNSPATADAYQGAYAALNWTGVPLMTKFFFQLVFAGTAATIVSGAVAERIKFLSFIIFSFILVGLMYPITGHWIWGGGWLASKGFFDFAGSTVVHSMGGWAALAGVLLLGARHGKYKDGKMYPIPGHNMSTATLGALILWLGWFGFNPGSTMAADPTLIGHIAVTTNMAGAVATLTATITAWVLLGKPDIGMILNGTLAGLVAITAPCAWVTPTGALLIGAVAGVLVVLSVMMFDKLKIDDPVGATSVHLVNGIWGTLCVGLFAAPGLAGGNAQPKIGLFYGGGAEQFLIQLTGVAAVGAFTFALCLVAWAIIKFTIGMRVSLEEEVEGLDFGEHGNRAYPDFQTVQGH; via the coding sequence ATGCCCACCGCGGCCCATGCCCAAGACGTCGCGTCCCTCAAGATCGCCGCGGACACGGTCTGGACCCTGATCGCCGCGATGCTCGTCTTCTGGATGAACGCCGGGTTCGCGCTGGTGGAGTCCGGGTTCTGCCGCGAGAAGAACTGCGTCAACATCCTGGCGAAGAACTTCATCGTCTTCGCCATCTCGTCAGTCGCCTATTGGGTCATCGGTTACGGGCTCATGTACGGCAACGGCACCGGCTTCATCGGCAAGGAGGGTTTGTGGTTCCTTGGGGGCGCCGACAACAGCCCGGCAACGGCCGACGCCTATCAAGGTGCCTACGCGGCGCTCAACTGGACGGGTGTTCCGCTCATGACGAAGTTTTTTTTCCAGCTTGTATTCGCGGGAACGGCCGCGACGATCGTGTCCGGTGCCGTGGCCGAGCGCATCAAGTTCCTTTCGTTCATCATTTTCTCGTTCATTTTAGTCGGTCTCATGTATCCGATCACCGGCCACTGGATCTGGGGCGGCGGTTGGCTGGCGAGCAAGGGATTCTTTGACTTCGCCGGGTCGACGGTCGTTCACTCCATGGGCGGCTGGGCGGCATTGGCGGGCGTTCTCCTCTTGGGCGCGCGCCACGGAAAGTACAAGGACGGCAAGATGTACCCGATTCCGGGGCACAACATGTCGACGGCCACGCTGGGCGCCTTGATCCTCTGGCTCGGCTGGTTCGGATTCAATCCGGGTTCCACGATGGCGGCGGATCCGACCCTGATCGGCCACATCGCGGTCACGACCAACATGGCCGGAGCGGTCGCCACTTTGACGGCGACGATCACGGCGTGGGTCCTCCTCGGCAAGCCCGACATCGGCATGATCCTGAACGGCACCCTGGCCGGTTTGGTGGCGATCACGGCCCCTTGCGCCTGGGTGACGCCGACCGGCGCCTTGCTCATCGGCGCCGTTGCCGGCGTCCTCGTTGTTCTCTCGGTCATGATGTTCGACAAGCTGAAGATCGATGATCCCGTCGGTGCGACGTCCGTCCATCTCGTGAACGGCATCTGGGGGACCTTGTGCGTCGGTCTCTTCGCCGCACCGGGCCTCGCGGGGGGCAATGCGCAGCCCAAGATCGGCCTCTTCTACGGAGGCGGCGCGGAACAGTTCCTCATCCAGCTGACCGGCGTCGCGGCGGTCGGGGCGTTCACGTTCGCCTTATGCCTCGTCGCCTGGGCCATCATCAAGTTCACGATCGGCATGCGCGTCAGCCTCGAGGAGGAGGTCGAGGGTCTGGACTTCGGTGAACATGGAAACCGGGCCTATCCGGACTTCCAGACGGTCCAGGGTCATTGA